A single window of Halobacterium jilantaiense DNA harbors:
- a CDS encoding RNA-protein complex protein Nop10 → MKSDIRVCASWRDRHDRPVYTLSDTCPECGGDAENSAPAPFDPEDPHGRYRRALKERRRA, encoded by the coding sequence ATGAAGTCCGACATCCGGGTGTGTGCGTCGTGGCGCGACCGCCACGACCGCCCGGTGTACACGCTTTCTGACACCTGTCCCGAGTGCGGCGGCGACGCCGAGAACAGCGCGCCCGCGCCGTTCGACCCCGAGGACCCGCACGGACGGTACCGACGCGCTCTTAAGGAGCGCCGCCGGGCCTAG
- a CDS encoding threonine synthase, protein METTPAFEGLECVDCGESFDAEAATHRCPDCGGILDPTYDLDSLDVDRETFESRRFDSMWRYEELLPFTRESAVSMDEGATALVECPGLAEELGVGELYIKDEGRNPTGTFKDRGQTVAMTAAHQHGASDVALNSAGNAGQSAAAYAARADLDAHVFLPSRAGFTNKAMVNVHGGDMNVVGGRIGDAGAAYEDAMDEHGDWYSVKTFETPYRHEGKKTMLYETVEQLDWQVPDHVVYPTGGGVGLVGMHKAATELRELGITDELPAMYAAQSEGCAPIVRAFEEGRDVHEPWDSPDTICGGIEIPDPGASPLVLDALRESDGGAVATSDDEILEAGTAVASRAGVEMGATCAAAASGAWELADRGAFDGDETVVLLNTGTANKDADVLRSHLMSKGI, encoded by the coding sequence ATGGAGACGACGCCGGCGTTCGAGGGGCTGGAGTGCGTGGACTGCGGGGAATCGTTCGACGCCGAGGCGGCGACGCATCGGTGTCCGGACTGCGGGGGCATCCTCGACCCGACGTACGACCTCGACAGCCTCGACGTGGACCGGGAGACCTTCGAGTCGCGGCGGTTCGACTCGATGTGGCGCTACGAGGAGCTGTTGCCGTTCACGCGCGAGTCCGCCGTGTCGATGGACGAGGGGGCGACGGCGCTCGTGGAGTGCCCGGGACTGGCCGAGGAACTGGGCGTCGGCGAACTGTATATCAAGGACGAGGGCCGGAATCCGACGGGAACGTTCAAGGACCGCGGGCAGACCGTGGCGATGACGGCGGCACATCAGCACGGCGCGAGCGACGTGGCGCTGAACTCCGCGGGGAACGCGGGTCAGTCGGCCGCTGCGTACGCGGCTCGCGCTGACCTCGACGCGCACGTGTTCCTGCCGTCGCGGGCGGGGTTCACGAACAAGGCGATGGTGAACGTCCACGGCGGCGACATGAACGTCGTCGGCGGCCGCATCGGGGACGCGGGCGCGGCCTACGAGGACGCGATGGACGAGCACGGGGACTGGTACTCGGTGAAGACGTTCGAGACGCCGTACCGCCACGAGGGCAAGAAGACAATGCTGTACGAGACGGTCGAACAGCTCGACTGGCAGGTCCCCGACCACGTCGTCTACCCGACCGGCGGCGGCGTCGGCCTCGTCGGCATGCACAAGGCCGCGACGGAACTCCGAGAGCTCGGCATCACCGACGAGCTGCCGGCGATGTACGCGGCGCAGTCCGAGGGGTGCGCGCCCATCGTGCGCGCCTTCGAAGAGGGGCGGGACGTCCACGAGCCCTGGGACAGTCCCGACACCATCTGTGGCGGCATCGAGATTCCGGACCCGGGCGCGAGCCCGCTCGTTCTGGACGCGCTCCGGGAGAGCGACGGCGGCGCGGTGGCGACCAGCGACGACGAGATTCTGGAGGCGGGCACGGCAGTCGCGAGCCGGGCGGGCGTCGAGATGGGCGCGACGTGCGCGGCGGCGGCCTCCGGCGCGTGGGAACTCGCTGACCGCGGCGCGTTCGACGGCGACGAGACGGTCGTCCTCCTGAACACGGGCACGGCGAACAAGGACGCCGACGTGCTGCGCTCGCACCTGATGAGCAAGGGCATCTGA
- a CDS encoding J domain-containing protein: MQPGWLAWGLGITAVVTVVVAALFVVGERLFPTEPVTPAGERSGEWKRRREIREYLRAIGEPFAEDHFVAGTHVAFYLPQRDVAVTFDAPAYFRIRNAETFVVLAEHEMPGRALGGRLPFETPDPEDLFDDEDEDDEQSVADAFDTLGVARGASDAELKAAYRERVKEAHPDHGGDQETFERVREAYAAAQQAS; encoded by the coding sequence GTGCAACCGGGCTGGCTCGCGTGGGGACTGGGCATCACGGCCGTCGTGACCGTGGTTGTCGCGGCGCTGTTCGTCGTCGGTGAGCGACTGTTTCCGACGGAGCCAGTGACGCCTGCGGGGGAGCGCTCCGGTGAGTGGAAGCGCCGCCGCGAGATACGCGAGTACCTGCGAGCTATCGGTGAGCCGTTCGCGGAAGACCACTTCGTCGCCGGCACGCACGTCGCGTTCTACCTGCCGCAGCGGGACGTGGCCGTGACGTTCGACGCGCCGGCGTACTTCCGCATCCGGAACGCCGAGACGTTCGTCGTGCTCGCTGAACACGAGATGCCGGGCCGCGCGCTCGGCGGTCGGCTGCCGTTCGAGACGCCCGACCCGGAGGACCTCTTCGACGACGAGGACGAAGACGACGAGCAGAGCGTCGCAGACGCCTTCGACACACTCGGCGTCGCCCGAGGGGCGAGCGACGCCGAACTGAAGGCCGCCTACCGGGAGCGCGTGAAGGAAGCCCACCCCGACCACGGCGGCGACCAAGAGACCTTCGAGCGCGTCCGCGAGGCGTACGCGGCCGCCCAGCAGGCGTCCTGA
- a CDS encoding NAD(P)/FAD-dependent oxidoreductase encodes MTDEDVVVVGGGLAGLVAARQLAEDGFGVTLFEREPTVGGRVRSTHADGFTFDRGFQVLFTSYPAARRELDFDALDLRAFSPGAVICRGDQRATLGDPLRDPGALVPSILNRQVTTADKLRTLALKRDLSSKSVDDIWTSEDATIEQYLAARGFSERYVDRFVRPFYGGITLDRSLSTSKRVFEFTFKMLAEGKTVVPADGMGAMSAQLAERAREAGVRIETETPVEAVNAENATVQIPGETLDAEAVVVAADPKSARDLTGVDAIPTDGIGCVTQHVALQAGHPLADSDRIHLNAGGEVPNTVAPMSGVAPEYAPDDREIAAVTTLGTPDRSSTDLAEAARDAIGSWYPEASATDFEVLHTHRVPYSQFAQPPGVHETLPDVRDPAGAVYLAGDYTHDSSINGAMDSGRAAAAAVGEDLH; translated from the coding sequence ATGACTGACGAGGACGTCGTCGTGGTGGGCGGGGGGCTGGCGGGACTGGTGGCGGCGCGCCAGCTGGCCGAGGACGGGTTCGGCGTGACGCTGTTCGAGCGCGAGCCGACGGTCGGCGGCCGAGTCCGCTCCACGCACGCAGACGGCTTCACGTTCGACAGAGGGTTCCAGGTGCTGTTCACGTCGTACCCGGCCGCGCGCCGCGAACTCGACTTCGACGCGCTGGACCTGCGGGCGTTCTCGCCCGGAGCCGTCATCTGCCGCGGCGACCAGCGAGCGACGCTCGGAGACCCGCTCAGGGACCCCGGCGCGCTCGTCCCGTCCATCCTGAATCGGCAGGTGACGACGGCCGACAAGCTCCGGACGCTCGCGCTGAAACGCGACTTGTCCTCGAAGTCCGTCGACGACATCTGGACGAGCGAGGACGCGACCATCGAGCAGTACCTCGCGGCGCGGGGGTTCTCCGAGCGGTACGTCGACCGGTTCGTGCGGCCGTTCTACGGCGGCATCACGCTCGACCGGTCGCTGTCCACGTCCAAGCGCGTCTTCGAGTTCACGTTCAAGATGCTCGCGGAGGGAAAGACCGTCGTCCCCGCCGACGGGATGGGCGCGATGTCGGCACAGCTCGCCGAGCGAGCGCGCGAGGCGGGCGTCCGCATCGAGACGGAGACGCCCGTCGAGGCGGTCAACGCCGAAAACGCCACCGTCCAGATTCCGGGCGAGACGCTGGACGCCGAAGCCGTCGTCGTCGCCGCGGACCCGAAGAGCGCCCGCGACCTCACCGGCGTCGACGCGATTCCGACCGACGGCATAGGCTGTGTTACCCAGCACGTCGCGCTGCAGGCCGGTCACCCGCTCGCTGATAGCGACCGCATCCACCTCAACGCCGGCGGCGAGGTGCCGAACACGGTCGCGCCGATGTCCGGCGTCGCACCCGAGTACGCGCCCGACGACCGGGAAATCGCGGCCGTCACGACGCTCGGGACGCCCGACCGGTCGTCGACGGACCTCGCCGAGGCCGCGCGGGACGCCATCGGCTCGTGGTACCCGGAGGCTTCCGCCACCGACTTCGAGGTGCTGCACACGCACCGCGTCCCGTACTCGCAGTTCGCACAGCCGCCCGGCGTCCACGAGACCCTGCCGGACGTCCGCGACCCCGCCGGCGCGGTCTACCTCGCCGGCGACTACACCCACGACTCCTCTATCAACGGCGCGATGGACAGCGGCCGGGCGGCCGCCGCCGCGGTCGGAGAGGACCTGCACTGA
- a CDS encoding metallophosphoesterase family protein: MTKPPDWVEFARRAAYFPAADALVFADVHVGRDAASDVALPLGEHEDLLDRLRAHLDDFEPGRVVLAGDLLHVHGSVPDGVRDTVDDLRAAIEASGATLDVLEGNHDTMLDAVGVDAVDHAELSDGTVVAHGHEPPPRDASRYVVGHQHPAVEIEGQRHPCFLYGPGQYAGGDVLVLPAFTRLAAGTPVESLSDGTAVSPLLADPSGYRPVVVSEGEALGFPALGDLRGLL; the protein is encoded by the coding sequence GTGACGAAGCCGCCCGACTGGGTCGAGTTCGCGCGCCGCGCCGCCTACTTCCCGGCGGCAGACGCGCTCGTGTTCGCCGACGTTCACGTGGGCCGGGACGCCGCGTCCGACGTGGCGCTCCCGCTCGGCGAGCACGAGGACCTCCTCGACCGGCTGCGGGCGCACCTCGACGACTTCGAGCCGGGGCGCGTCGTGCTGGCGGGCGACCTCCTGCACGTCCACGGCTCGGTTCCGGACGGCGTCCGGGACACCGTCGACGACCTCCGGGCAGCGATCGAGGCGTCGGGCGCGACCCTCGACGTCCTCGAAGGCAACCACGACACGATGCTGGACGCGGTCGGCGTCGACGCCGTCGACCACGCCGAACTCTCGGACGGCACGGTGGTCGCTCACGGCCACGAACCCCCGCCCCGAGATGCCTCGCGCTACGTGGTCGGCCACCAGCACCCCGCCGTCGAAATCGAGGGGCAGCGCCACCCGTGTTTCCTCTACGGTCCCGGCCAGTACGCCGGCGGCGACGTCCTCGTCCTGCCGGCGTTCACGCGGCTGGCCGCCGGTACGCCCGTCGAGTCGCTCTCCGACGGCACGGCGGTCTCGCCGCTGCTCGCCGACCCCTCGGGCTACCGGCCGGTCGTCGTCAGCGAGGGCGAAGCCCTCGGTTTCCCCGCGCTCGGGGACCTCCGCGGGCTGCTCTGA
- a CDS encoding proteasome assembly chaperone family protein, translated as MDEISTEWVAEPDLDDPAFVEGLPGVGHVGKLVAEHVIEEADSEVVCRIHSEHFPPQVTVDDDSVAELAAAEIHAVETEGRDLLVLTGNHQAQDNVGHYRVTGAFLDVAAEFDTTDVFALGGVPTGELVEDHDVVGSVSSADLKEDLAEAGVEFRSEEPAGGIVGPSGLLVGLGGKRGFDAVCLMGETSGYLVDPKAAKAVLAVLEDLLGFDVDEEALDDRADEMEEVVSRLQDMEEGPSPGDEDLRYIG; from the coding sequence ATGGACGAAATCAGCACGGAGTGGGTCGCGGAGCCCGACCTCGACGACCCCGCGTTCGTCGAGGGGCTGCCGGGCGTCGGTCACGTCGGCAAGCTCGTCGCCGAACACGTCATCGAGGAGGCCGACAGCGAGGTCGTCTGCCGCATCCACAGCGAGCACTTCCCGCCGCAGGTCACCGTCGACGACGACAGCGTCGCGGAGCTGGCGGCGGCGGAGATTCACGCCGTGGAGACCGAGGGCCGAGACCTCCTGGTCCTGACGGGGAACCACCAGGCGCAGGACAACGTCGGACACTACCGCGTGACCGGGGCGTTCCTCGACGTCGCCGCGGAGTTCGACACCACGGACGTGTTCGCGCTCGGTGGCGTGCCGACGGGCGAGCTCGTCGAGGACCACGACGTGGTCGGGTCGGTGTCGAGCGCGGACCTCAAGGAGGACCTCGCCGAGGCGGGCGTGGAGTTCCGCAGCGAGGAGCCCGCGGGCGGCATCGTCGGCCCCAGCGGCCTCCTGGTCGGGCTCGGCGGGAAGCGGGGGTTCGACGCGGTCTGCCTGATGGGCGAGACGTCGGGCTACCTCGTCGACCCGAAGGCGGCGAAGGCCGTCCTCGCCGTCCTCGAAGACCTGCTGGGCTTCGACGTGGACGAGGAGGCGCTCGACGACCGCGCCGACGAGATGGAGGAAGTCGTCTCCCGGCTCCAGGACATGGAGGAGGGGCCGAGCCCGGGCGACGAGGACCTCCGGTACATCGGGTAG